GGAAGACCGGTCTCCGTCGAGACGGCCGCGGGCGAGCGCTACGAGGCCGACGCGGTGATCGTCGCCGGGGGCGCGTGGTCCGGCGAGTTCGCCGACCAGCTGGGAGTCGGGGTGCCCGTCGAGCCACAGCGGGGCCAGATCGTCCACCTCGAAACCGACCACGAGACGGGCGATTGGCCGGTCGTGAAGGGGTTCCGTGGCCACTACATCGTCCCGTGGCCCGGCGGGCGTCTCGCCGTCGGGGCGACCCGCGAGTCGGGCTCGGGGTTCGACCCCCGGGCGACCGCCGGCGGGGTCAACGAGGTGTTGGAGGAGGCGCTGCGTGTCGCCCCCGGGCTCGCCGACGCCACGCTCGCGGAGGTCCGCGTCGGGCTCCGCCCCACCTCGCCCGACGGTCTGCCCGTCCTCGGACGCGTCGCTGACGGCGTCGTCCTCGCTACCGGTCACGGCGCGACGGGCCTCCAGCTGGGCCCCTACAGCGGGCGGCTGATCGCGGAGTCGGTTCTGGGTGAAACGCCCGCGGAGCTCGAGCCGTTCACCCCCGATCGGTTCTGAGGTAGTCGGGGTCGGCGAACGGCTCCTCCTCGCCCCGGACGTCGATCACGTCCAGCGCGGTCACCTCGCAGTCGATCCCCACGAGCCCGGCGAAGCTGGGGTCCGTCCGGCCCTCGTCGCCGCTGACCAGCTCCTTGACGTAGAGCCCGCCCGCGCCGTGGACCGTCAGTTCGGCGTGCTCGGGATCGTGGAGCTCGCCCTCGATCGAGTAGACCTCCCGGACCCGGGTGAGATCGGCCCGCCGATGGGAGACCCGCTGGGGGGTGTCCTGCTCGATCGTCGCGCCGTCGAGCTCTTCGAGAGCCTTCCCGAAGGCCTCGGGATCGACCGGCTCGGCGAACTCGACGTCCATTCTGTACGTTTTGCTCGCCTCGAGGCCCTTCACCCGCTCGACCATCTCGTGGGTCGCGAGCCTGAGTCCCTCGACCTCGATCGAGTCCCCGGCGCCCTCGTTGATCTCGCGTTCGAGCGCCTCCAGATCCGGCTCGCGCTCGCGGGGGCGCTTGACCTCGAGGACGAACGGGCGGCCCGACTCGAGCATGAGCGCGTCGACGTCCTCCCGCCCTGCACCGTGGAAGACGCCCTCATCGCCGTCCATCGCCTCGACCACGGCGGGGGCAGTGAACTCCTCGACGCTGTCGTCGTAGAGGTAGCCCGAGCCCCCGCAGTGATCGCAGGGCTCCTCGCCCCCGTCGGAGGCGAGCTGCTTGCCCGACCCGCCACATTCCCGGCAGGGCCACTCCGTCTGGGGGATGTCGCGTTCGAGCTTCCGATACCGGCCGTAGACGAACGCGGGGTTGATCTGGAGGTCGACCGTGTGCGCCGAGATCGACTCGGGGCCCTCGTCGCCGAGGGCACAGAGCGCGAGCACGTCCGGGCGCTCGAAGTCGACCTCGGTGCCCGTCTCCCGCCCCACGCGCTTTCCGACCTCGCGGTTGCACTCGGACTTGAACGCCTCCCCCGCGTCGACGGGCAGCTCCGCCGACTCCCGGAGGAGCCGTTCGTTCTCCTCGATCAGCGGCGGGACGCGCGTGCCGACCTGGTAGGTCGCGAAGCCGACGCCCTCGGTCTTCCCGACGACCTGTTCGGCCAGCTCGTCGAACGCACCGCTGTAGCCCTCACAGACCCAGCAGTCCTCGACTTCGGGCGCCTCGTAGGGCTCGTCGTCCTCGAGGGCCAGCGTCATGCGCAGGGCGGTGCCGCGCTCGTCGTTGGTCAACCCGAAGCTCCGGTCGGCGAAGACCCGCCCGAGACAGGCGTTACAGACGGGGTCCTGTGCGACGACTTCCCGCGCGCTCTCGAGGACGTTCATCGCGTCGCCTCCGCGCTCGTCGGTATCGCGACACCGTTCGAGTGGAGGTGTCGCCGTTGCTCGGCTCCGAACATACCGAATTCTGGCGACGTGAGGGTAAGGGCCTGACGTTTTCGCCCGCCGGCGTCGCGAGAGCGGGGGGTATATGGCCCGCGGGCGGCGAGTGCGGCTATGCGCCAGTTCATCGTCTCGGGCCACGACGTTCCTCTCACCTCGGACTTCTCGCTCGACGACCTCGCGGGCGGCGCGGGCCGTCTGGACGTGCTCTGTCGGTGCGTCTCCTCGGCCTTCTTCCTCTCGCACGCGATCCGCGAGGACGTCCGGACCCACCTGGTGCTCGGCGACGAGTTCACGGTCCGGTTCGAGGGGAGCGAGCTCAGACGATTGAACCCCGACGAGCGCTCCACGGCGGCGCTGATCCGCAAGGCCCTCGAGGAGCGCGAGGAGGCCATCGGCCACATGGAGGTCGAGACCTCCCCAGGAGTGTACCTCTCGCGGCGCGGATTCGAGCCGATCCTGGAGACGGCCGCCGGGGACGGGACGGTGGTCCAACTGCACGAGGACGGCGATCCCGCCGTGGAGGTCGAACCGCCCGCGGACCCCGTGTTCGTGCTCTCGGACCACCGGGACTTCGCCAAGGGCGAGGCGGAGCTGCTCTCCGAGCGCGCCGACGAGCGGGTACGGCTCGGGCCCGAGCGCCTGCACGCGAACCACGCGATCACGGTGGCGCACAACTGGCTCGATACCGAGGGGTACGCGGAGTACTGACGCGTCGTTCCGGAACGCTTAACAACGCAACCGGCTTTCTTCCGATCGCGGGCCGGTGGGGTAGCTTGGTATCCTTCGGCCTTCGGGTGGCCGTAACCGCGATTCGAATTCGCGCCGGCCCATCTTACCTCACTTCACAACGACGAGCGACAGCGAGGAGTCCGAAGTGAGTGTAAAACGGATCCGCGAAGATTCGCACTGGTAGACTCCGAGCCGACCCGTCTTCCCGTACTCCTCCTGATAATATCAGTATTATGTGACCTGTAGGGATCCCATACATCTAGAGAAAGAGTTATGTTCTCCGGAACGATACGCGATACTATCATGCCAAGAGACACCATGAAAGACATCGACCATAGCTCCCCGTCCGCGGACGAACTCACCTCGATCTGGCACCGGGGGGACGAGGGTCGCTCCGAGATGAAGGAAGACGCAGCCGACGTCGACGAGCAGATCGTCCCCGCTCCCGCCGACTGACGCCACCCCAGCACTGATGACTGGCCCGGTCGACGGGACCGTATGGCCGGCCCGGCCTCCGTCCGCGGCGTCGACCTCGACCCCGAGACTCGCTGTGCACACTACGGCTCGCCGCGGGACGTGATCGCGATCCGGTTTCCCTGCTGTGGCGACTACTTCGCCTGCTACGAGTGTCACGCCGCCCGCACGGGCCACGACGCCGAGCGCTGGCCCGCCGACGCCCGCAGCGAACGCGCCGTCCTCTGTGGGGTCTGTGGGATCGAGCTCACCATCTCCGAGTACCTCGATTCGGATCACGCCTGCCCCGACTGTGGCGCCGCGTTCAACCCCGGCTGTGCGGACCACTACCACCTCTATTTCGAGAGCGTGTCGGAAGCTTCTGGAGCCGACCGGTCCTAATCGAACCATGACCGACCCGCTGGAATGGGAGACGCTGGACGAGGACGTCGCCTACACGTGCCCCGGCTTCGACGTGATCCACGAGGACGTCCGGCTGCCCGACGGCACCGAGACCGACTTCGACTACGCGAGCGAGCCCCCCGCGGCGGTGATCCTTCCCTTCACCCCCGAGGGCGAGGTCGTGCTCATCGAGGAGTGGCGCCAGGCGGTCAAACGGGTCAACCGCGGGCTTCCCGCGGGGAGCATCGAACCCGGCGAGGACCGCGAGGCCGCAGCCCGCCGCGAACTCGCCGAGGAGACGGGCTACGAGGCCGGCGAGATGGAGTTCCTCGCGACCATCGAGCTCGCGAACGGCCTGCTCGACGCCGTCCACCACTACTTCGTCGCCCACGACTGCGAGCCGACCGGCGAGCAGGAACTCGACTTCAACGAGTCCATTCGAGTGGGGACCGCCGACTGGGAGGCACTCGTCGAGGACGTGAAAAACGGCGAGCTTCGGGACGGACGGACCGTCACCGGCGTGCTCCAGTACGCGCTCTCGCGATGACCGACGAACGCGCCCACTGGAACGAGCGGTATCGGGAGCGCGAGCCGCCGACCGAGCCCTCGGACCTCCTTCGGGAGTGGGTCGACGATCTCCCCGACGGTCGGGCGCTCGACGTCGCGACCGGCGGGGGACGGAACGCGCTCTTCCTCGCCGAGCACGACTATTCGGTCGACGCGATCGACGTCGCCGAGGAGGGGCTGGGGATCGCCCGCGAGCGTGCCGACGAGCGGGGCCTCTCGGAGCAGATCGAGTTCGTGCGGGCCGACGTGGAGGACCACGACTTCCCCGCCGAGGCCTACGACGCCGTCGTGGTGAGTCACTACTACAGCCTGAACGCCCTGCCCGACCTCAAAGAGGCGCTCGCGCCCGGCGGCGTCCTGCTGTACGAACACCGCCTCCACCCGCCCGACGACCGCTCGAGCCGGTTTCGCTTCCGGGCTAACGAGCTCCTGAGAGCGTGTCTCGACCTGCGGATCGTCCGCTACGAGGAGCCGATGGGGATCACGGAGGATGCGACGGACGTCCGGCTGGTCGCCCGGAAACCGTCCTCGGAGTGACTCGCAACCCTTACCGCGCGCTCGCCCGAACCCCGGCCAATGAGCGAGATCTTCGAGGCCCGCGACTGGGACGCGGCCGGGCGGATCGGCCGCCTCTCGGTCCCGCGGTCGGGCGTCACCGTCGAGACGCCGACCATCATGCCCGTCGTGAACCCGCACATCCAGACGATTCCTCCTCGTGAACTCGCCGAGCGCTTCGGCGCCGAGATCCTCATCACCAACTCCTACATCCTCCACGGCAGCGACGAGCTGCACGACGAAGCCCTCTCACGGGGACTCCACGACCTGCTCGACTTCCCCGGCGCGATCATGACCGACTCAGGCTCGTTCCAACTCTCCGAGTACGGCGAGATCGACGTCACAAGCGAGGAGATCCTCGCGTTCCAGCGCGAGATCGGCTCGGACATCGCGACTCCGGTGGACATCCCGACTGCGCCGGACACGGAGCGGGAGGCCGCCGAGATCGAGCTCGGGACCACCCAGGAGCGCCTCGAGGCCGCCGCGGAGTTCGATTCGGGTGAGACCCTCGTCTCGGCGCCCGTCCAGGGCTCGACCTACCCCGACCTCCGGGAGGCGGCGGGCGAGCACGCCACCGGGACCGGACTGGACGTCTTCCCCATCGGCGCGGTCGTCCCGCTGATGAACGAGTACCGGTACGGGGAGATGGTCGACGTCGTCGCGGCCGCGAAGCGGGGGCTCGGGCCCGCCGCCCCGGTCCATCTCTTCGGCGCGGGCCACCCCATGATGTTCGCGCTGGCGGTCGCGGCGGGCTGTGACCTCTTCGACTCGGCGGCCTACGCGATCTACGCGCGAGACGGGCGCTATCTCACGGTTCGGGGCACCGAGCATCTGGAGGAGCTCGACTACTTCCCGTGTTCGTGCCCGGTCTGTGCGGAGTACACCCCCGCGGAGGTCCAAAACGGGGAGACGGAACGCCTGCTCACGGAGCACAACCTCTACGTCACGTTCGCGGAGATCCGACGGATCAAGGCCGCGATCCGCGAGGGGAACTTGCTGGAGCTCGTCGAGTCGCGTGCCCGCGGCCATCCGGCGATCCTCGACGGCTATCGCGCGCTGCTCGCCCATTCGGAACAACTCGAACATACCGATCCCGCCTCGAAGTCGACCTTCTTCTACCTCTCGGGTGAGAGCGCCTCCCGGCCCGAGGTGCGTCGCCACCACCGCCGGCTCGAACGGCTCTCGGTCCCCGACTCGCTGCTGCTCGCCGGCGGGCCTACCGACGGCGCCGTCGAGACCGAGGAGGTCTGGACGGTCCGCCCGCCGTTCGGACCCGTCCCTCCGGAGCTCTCGGAGACCTACCCCGCGAACGCTGAGCTGCCCGATCGGCTCGACGGCGAGGCGTACGCGGCCGCGGCGCGGGGCGTCGCGCGGCTGGCCGAAGCGAACCCAGACTGCGAGGTCGCGCTCGCGACCGCGGGCTGGCCCGACGCGGCGCTCGCGGCCCTCCCCGGGAGCATCGAGTTGGTCTGATTCACTCGAACCCCATCGTCACTCGTTCTCAGGGTGGGCGTCGGGGCCCTCCCTGTAGGTCCGTTCGAGGTGCTCGCGCAGGACCTCCCGACCCTCCTCCTCGCGGCGTTTTCGCTCCGCGGCGGTGATCTCCTCGCAGCCCGTGGGCACCTCGTAGCCCCGGTTGGTGAAGTAGCCCTCCGGGGTCGTCCAGTCGTTGTAGAACTCGGGGTCGTCCTCGCGGAGCAGGGTCAGCGCGACCTGCGCGCCGTGGCCCGCGGCGACGATCGCCTGGTGGTAGCCGCCGGCGAGCCGGCCCGCCGCGTACAGCCCCTCGACGGCCGTCTCCCCCGTCGGGCCCGCCTCGATGAACCCCTCCTCGATCTCGACGGGAAGCTCCGCGAGATAGCCGGCGTCGTCCCACGAGGCGGCGATGACGTACCGGCTCGCGACGCTCCGGCCCTCCATGTGGGTCTCGAAGCCCGCGCCGGTCGTCGCGATCTCGTCGACCCGTGCCTGGTCGAACGTACAGCCCGCGTGGCGCGCCTGGTCGCGAAGCATGTCGAGGAAGCGCCGCGGGTCGATCCCGACGGGGAAGCCGGGGTAGTTCTCGAGCAGCGCGTTGCGCGCGAGGATCGAGCGCTCGCAGTTCACGACGAGGGTTTCGAGGCCCGCCCGCGCGGTGAAGACCGCCGCCGAGAGCCCCGCGACGCCCCCGCCGACGATCACGGCGTCGTACTCCGTCATTTCCGCTAGCTTCGTCCCCAGGCCGGTTAGCCTGTCGATCGTTCTCGGGGCCGCGCCCTTCCGACCCCTTCTAATGGCCCCCCGCCGTACCCGGCTGCATGTCGACTCCAGCACCGACTCCGACGGTGCTCACCGACGCCGAGCGAGCGGTCCTCGGCGCCGCGACCGCCTACGCGCGCCGCCACGACCTCGCGACCCCGCCCGAGGAGGCGTACCTGTCGGCCCTTCCGGACGCTCGCCGGGGCATCCTCGGCCGGTTCGTCGGCGGGCTGTTTCGGGACGCTCCCGACGGGCTCCCGACCCCCATCACCCTCCCGGCGGACGACCCGACGGTTCCGGCCGACGCGCCCGCGCCGCTCGGAGAGGTGGGCGGCGATTGCCCGTTCACGGGGATCGACCTCCCGGACGGAACCCGCTCGGTCCGCGCGCTCGCGCTCCCGGAGAGCGGGACCGTTCTCCTCGCGTCGGTCGCCGCCGAACACGGCTACGGCCGCCTCGCGTTCGCGGGCCCGCTCTTCCTGTGGCACGACGACACGACCGACCCCGTCGACCACCCGGCCGAGCTCGTCCCGCTTCTCGAACGCGAGGGCGCGTTCGCGGACGCCGATCAAGCCCGGTTGATCGAGGAGGAGTTGGAGGAAAGCGTCGCCAACCTCGCCTTCGCGCGACTCGCCGGAGACGTATGGGAGGCCGACTGCGCGGACGTCGCGTCGGTCGCGGGGCTCACAGAGCGGGTGGCGGGCGCCGACCCCGTCGCCTCGCTCGAACGCGTGGCACGCGAGGGCCACCCGTTCCACCACGGCGCGAAGATCCGCCGCGGAATGGACGCGGGCGCGGCCCTGGCGTACGCCCCCGAGTTCACCGACCGGATCGACGTCCGCTTCGCTGCCGTCGATGTCGACTACACCAAACGCGAGACGGCGGGGGGCAGGCAGCTCACCGAACGGTTGTTCTCGCTGTTCGACGGGCTCGGGGAGGCACTCGAGGACGCGACCCCGGCCGGTCGCTCGCCCGGGGAGTACGCCGTGATCCCGGTCCACCCCTGGCAGTTCGCCCGTGTCTTCCCCGACCGGTACCGCGAGGCGCTCGCCGATGGCCGAGTCCTCGCGCTCGACTACGCCCACCCCGCGACGCCGCTCTCGAACCTCAGGACAGTGGTCCCTCACGCGAGCGACCGGACCGGCCCCGGACCCCATCCCCATCTGAAGCTCGCGATCGAGGTCCGGACGACCAACGCGACGCGCACCCTCTCGCCCCAGGCGGTCCACAACGGCCCCCGCGTGACGGCCGTCCTCCGGGAGATCGCCGGGGATCTCGAAGGGGGGCTCGGCTTTCTCGACGAACACGCGGCGACGTGCTATCACGCCCCCGGGGGTCCGCATCCCGCAGGCGAGGCCTACGACGACGCGCGGAGCCTCTCGGGGCTCCTTCGAGCGAACCCCCACGGCCACCCGCTGGTCGGCGATGCCCTCCCGGTGTCGGGCTCCAGCCTGATCGCGCGCTCGCCGGCAAGCGGACGACCGGTGGTCGCCGACGTCGTCGCGGAGTACCGCGAGTCCACCGGACGGGGCGTCGAGGGGTTCCTCGAGGAGTACGTCGCCTGTGTGATCCCCGACCAGCTGCGGCTGCTCTCGAAGTGGGGGATCGCCCTCGAATCACACGCCCAGAACAGCCTCGTCGCCTTCGACTCCGGCCGGCCGGCCGCCGCGCTGGTCCGGGACTTCGGCGGGGTGCGCGTCCATGCCGACCGGCTCGCCGAGCACGATCTCGCGGTCGAGACCTACCCCGATTCGGACGTGCGTGCCGACGACGAGCGCGACTGCTACCGCAAACTGTACTACGCGCTCTTCCAGAACCACCTCTCGGAGCTGATCGTCGCGCTCGTCGGCTCGACAGGGATCGACGAGGAACGCTGCTGGGGGATCGTTCGCGCCCAGTGCGAACGGACCTTCGACGAGCTCCGGGCCGACCCCGCGATCCCCGACGGGCGGGTCGAGCGCGACCGCGAGGCGCTGTTCGCCGAGCCCGCCGAACACAAGGCGCTGACCGCGATGCGGTTAGGGGGCAAGCGCCACGAGTACGCCATCGCGCGGGTCCCGAACCCGCTCGCGCGATAGACGGTCGGGCGCCTCGGGATCGACAGTCTCATTCGCGTCTCCGCGCCAGTCAAACCATGACCGACTACTTCGAGGTCCACGGGCGCGACGGGGCCGCGCGACTCGGCGAGCTGCGCCTCGCCGATCCCCTCACCACGCCGGCGCTCGCGGACGACCACGTCGAGGACGCCGGCAGCCTCTGGTCGGAGGATCGCGAGCCCCCCGAGGGTCGCGACGACCGCGTGACGATCCTTCCCCACAGGGCCTTCCCCAGCGGCACCGACGAGGAGGTCGAGGAGGCCTTCGCCGTCTCGAACCCCGACGTCGACTACCCGAGCGCCGCGGTCGTTTCACCCACCACCGCCGCGGACCACGGCACCGACGCCTACGTCCTCTCGACGGCGCAGGGGAGCGTCGGCCACGCCAGCGCGCTGCGCGACGAGGTACTCGCGGTCCGGGAGGCGATCCCCGCCGACACCGCGCTGTATCTCTCGGGCGTCGCGACGCCCCGAAACGCCGCGCTGCTCGCCTACATCGGCGTCGACCTGCTGGATGCCCACAAGGCGGTCGTGAAGGGTACCCAGGGGATGTACCTCACGAGCGAGGGCGAACACTTCCTCTCGGATCTCGAGGAGCTGCCGTGTGCCTGTTCTGCGTGTCAACAGCCCCGCGAGGAGTTCAGCCGCGAGGACTGTGCCGAGCACAACGAGAACGCGCTTCGGGCCGAGCTCAGGGTCGTCCGCGAGCGGATCCGTGCGGGGCGACTGCGCGACTACGTCGAGGGCCAGGCCCGCCACGCGCCGTGGCTGACCTCTCTGTTCCGGGAGTTCGACGACGAATGGAGTTACGTGGAGGAACGGACCCCGATATACCGCACGAGCGAGATCAGCGCGACGACCGACGACACCCTTCGGAGGATCGAGATCCAACGTTTCGCCGACCGAGTCACGTCGAGATACCGGAGCCGGTTCGACAACCCGCTCGTGTTGGTGCCCTGCTCGGCAACCAAACCCTACAGCGAGTCCCAGAGCCACGGCCAGTTCCACGACGCGATCCAGTACCGCGCCCACCTGGTCTCGATGACCTCGCCCATCGGGGTCGTCCCCCAGGAGCTCGAAACGACCTACCCGGCCCAGCACTACGACACCGCCGTTACGGGGAGGTGGACCGAAACGGAGATCGCCTTCGTCGCTCGCGTTCTCCGCCGGTATCTCGAACGAAACGAGTATCCGAGAATCATCGCCCACCTGCCCGCGGACTACCGGGAGATCATCGAGCGCGTCGAGCCACATATCGACACCCCCATCGAGTACACGGTCGAGGACCACCCGACCACGACGGACTCGATCGCGAACCTCATGAAGGCCCTCGACGGCGAGCTCAAGTACGGCAAGCGAGAGCGCCAGCACAATACGGTAAAAGCGATCGCGGACTACCAGTTCGGTGAGGGGGCGGGCGACGAGCTCTTCGCCGACCTCTCGATCCAGAGCCGGTACCCGAAGTTCCGCGCCCACACGAGCGACGGCGAGCAACTCGCCGCGATGGTGCCCCAGTACGGGACGCTCGCGCTGACGCTGGCGGGCGCGCGGCGGTGGCTCGAGAGCGACGCCCCCACGAAACGCGTGGAGATCGACGGCTTCGTCCCCCACGGAAACGTCCTCGCGCCGGGGATTCTGGACGCCGATGCGGAGATCAGGACCGGCGACGAGGTCGTCGTCGAGGGCCCGAAGGCGTTCGCGGCCGGGCGTGCGGAGATGTTCGGCCGAGAGATGACGGAAAGCACCCGGGGAGTTGCAGTCGACGTTCGGCACGTCGAGGAGCGGTAGTCGGCTTTTTACCGGAGGCGGCCCATGCGCCTCCATGGACGAGATCACGCTGGCGGTGCCCCGAGAGCTCGGCGAGAGCCTTCCCGAGGACGGCGAGGAGACGCTGATGGCGATGCAACGGGAGATCGACCAGTACGAGGGCTACATCAACGGCGCGGTTCCGGAGGGGGAGAGCGAGGCCGCGAGCGCCGCGGCGGACGTCATCGACCGCCTGGAGGAGCGCTGGGAGCAGTACGACGAGTACATCGTCGAGCTGCGCGCGTGGGGCCAGTCGTCGATCTACGCGGAGGTGTGGTGTGACTTCCAGTACGCGCTGATCCAGCAGATCTACGACCACGAGGAGCTGGCCGACGCGCTCGATCAGGAGCGCCACGCCCGGCTCGTCGACGACGGGATCCGGTTGAGCGACGCCGTATGAGCGACGACGAGCCGGCCTACGCCCGGAAGCTCCGCTCCCGGCCGGGCCGGACCCGTCCGCTCGACGGCGGGGCGGTCGCCGCCGGGCTCTGTTTCGGCGTCCTGGCGATCCTCGTCTCGATCGCCGGGCCGCTCACGGGCGAGGTCCGGCTATCGTTCACCGCGATCTGTCTGTTCTGTGGCGGGCTCCTCGCGGGCTATCTCACCCGGCCGAACGCGAGCGGCGCGCTTCAGGGGAGCGCGGTGGTCTGCGGGACCGCGGCGCTGATGGTCGCGGTCTCGGCCTCGATCACCGTCGGGACCGGCTCGTTGCTTCGGGTCCCGCTCGTACTCGTCTACGAGTCGCTCTCGCCGGCCGCCTTCGGCGCCTTCGGCGCGCTCTCGCTCTGTTTCGGCGCGCTCGCGGGCGAACTCGGGTTCCGGCTGCGTCGCTGAGCCGGCACGCGCCACGCGACTGCCGGTATTTATCCCCCCTGCGTCCGTGCTTCGGATCATGAACCTCGAGCTGCGCTCCTTCGCGACGTTCCGCGAGGCGATGGGGCAGAAGACGATCGAACGCGACTACGAGGAGGGCGTCACGGTCGGGGAGGTCCTCGCGGACCTCGAATCCGAGTTCGACGGGCTGGAGGGACGGCTGCTCGACGGCGACGGCGAGATCCAGCCCCAGCTCTCGATCCTCAAGAACGGCCGGGACGTCACCCACGCCCAGGGCCCCGAGACGCCGCTCGAACCGGGCGACACACTGAGTCTCTTCCCGCCGGTCGCCGGGGGCCAATGAGGACCGAACGCTCCTTTCGGGGGATCAGTCAGCGCCTCGCCCGGCACTACCTCTCGAACCTCGGCGGCGAGGTCGAGAGCGACGACCGGGTCGTCGGCGAGGACTGGGAGGCCGACCTCTCCTCGGCGAAGGTCTCGATCGGCCCCTCGCTCTCGCTGACCGAGGTGACGATCGTCTTCGAGGGCGAGGAGGAGACGTTGGAACCGCTGATCGAGCAGTTCGCCCAGAAGGCGATGCGCGCGGGCGGATGAGCCACCCGATCGACGGCCAGGTCGTTCTCCTCGCGGCCGCGAAGGCGAGCGTCCCCGGCAGTCGGCTGCCCGGCCTGCTCGAACGCGCCCAGGACGAACTGGAACCGGAGCTCGACGACTACCGACGGCGCTACGAACTCGCCGTCGAGACCGACGAGCGCTGTTGTTTCTTCGTCCCCGCCGACCACTGGGAGGCGTTCGGGGAGGAACACGGGCTCGAACGCCGTGAGCACGAGGCGCTCCGGCGGACCCACGAGGAGCAGCTGAAACGCCTCGGCAAGCGCGAGGACCGGCGCGCGGAGTTCGAGACGGCCCTCGACGTGCGGTCGGCGATCGTCGTCGGGACGGGAAAGTGAAAGCCGTTTAGCCCCCGCTCCCCTACCGGCGGCCAGTGACCGACGACACCCCGCTCGACGAGTTCTTCGACGCGATCCAACAGCTCGGACAGCCCGTCCTCACCGCCGAGGAGCTGGCCCGGGTCCTCGACTGTTCCCAGGAGGAGGCCGACCGCCGGCTCTCGGAGCTCGCCGAGGCCGGGACGGTGGGCCGCCGGGACGTCGAGCGCGATCCCGTCGTGTGGTATCCCGTCGAGTGGGACCGCCACGCTCGGCGCGAGCGGGTCGTCACCTTCCCGAACCGCCGCGAGCTGGTCGTCTCCC
The sequence above is a segment of the Halalkalicoccus tibetensis genome. Coding sequences within it:
- a CDS encoding FAD-dependent oxidoreductase, coding for MDAIVIGGGIVGASAAYHLAREGAETLLLDRGDPGRATDAGAGILSPATSSRTDGRWVEFATRAVDYYPELVAELDGETGYARSGTLSVAVSADEIDPFDEATAEIEDRQGSLGAPAPDSIERLDPVEAGRRFPPLAETHRALAYSDGARVDGRQLARAMRETGRDHGLTVEAASAERIESGRPVSVETAAGERYEADAVIVAGGAWSGEFADQLGVGVPVEPQRGQIVHLETDHETGDWPVVKGFRGHYIVPWPGGRLAVGATRESGSGFDPRATAGGVNEVLEEALRVAPGLADATLAEVRVGLRPTSPDGLPVLGRVADGVVLATGHGATGLQLGPYSGRLIAESVLGETPAELEPFTPDRF
- the tgtA gene encoding tRNA guanosine(15) transglycosylase TgtA, whose translation is MSEIFEARDWDAAGRIGRLSVPRSGVTVETPTIMPVVNPHIQTIPPRELAERFGAEILITNSYILHGSDELHDEALSRGLHDLLDFPGAIMTDSGSFQLSEYGEIDVTSEEILAFQREIGSDIATPVDIPTAPDTEREAAEIELGTTQERLEAAAEFDSGETLVSAPVQGSTYPDLREAAGEHATGTGLDVFPIGAVVPLMNEYRYGEMVDVVAAAKRGLGPAAPVHLFGAGHPMMFALAVAAGCDLFDSAAYAIYARDGRYLTVRGTEHLEELDYFPCSCPVCAEYTPAEVQNGETERLLTEHNLYVTFAEIRRIKAAIREGNLLELVESRARGHPAILDGYRALLAHSEQLEHTDPASKSTFFYLSGESASRPEVRRHHRRLERLSVPDSLLLAGGPTDGAVETEEVWTVRPPFGPVPPELSETYPANAELPDRLDGEAYAAAARGVARLAEANPDCEVALATAGWPDAALAALPGSIELV
- a CDS encoding NAD(P)/FAD-dependent oxidoreductase, with the translated sequence MTEYDAVIVGGGVAGLSAAVFTARAGLETLVVNCERSILARNALLENYPGFPVGIDPRRFLDMLRDQARHAGCTFDQARVDEIATTGAGFETHMEGRSVASRYVIAASWDDAGYLAELPVEIEEGFIEAGPTGETAVEGLYAAGRLAGGYHQAIVAAGHGAQVALTLLREDDPEFYNDWTTPEGYFTNRGYEVPTGCEEITAAERKRREEEGREVLREHLERTYREGPDAHPENE
- a CDS encoding tRNA pseudouridine(54/55) synthase Pus10; the protein is MNVLESAREVVAQDPVCNACLGRVFADRSFGLTNDERGTALRMTLALEDDEPYEAPEVEDCWVCEGYSGAFDELAEQVVGKTEGVGFATYQVGTRVPPLIEENERLLRESAELPVDAGEAFKSECNREVGKRVGRETGTEVDFERPDVLALCALGDEGPESISAHTVDLQINPAFVYGRYRKLERDIPQTEWPCRECGGSGKQLASDGGEEPCDHCGGSGYLYDDSVEEFTAPAVVEAMDGDEGVFHGAGREDVDALMLESGRPFVLEVKRPREREPDLEALEREINEGAGDSIEVEGLRLATHEMVERVKGLEASKTYRMDVEFAEPVDPEAFGKALEELDGATIEQDTPQRVSHRRADLTRVREVYSIEGELHDPEHAELTVHGAGGLYVKELVSGDEGRTDPSFAGLVGIDCEVTALDVIDVRGEEEPFADPDYLRTDRG
- the trmY gene encoding tRNA (pseudouridine(54)-N(1))-methyltransferase TrmY; this translates as MRQFIVSGHDVPLTSDFSLDDLAGGAGRLDVLCRCVSSAFFLSHAIREDVRTHLVLGDEFTVRFEGSELRRLNPDERSTAALIRKALEEREEAIGHMEVETSPGVYLSRRGFEPILETAAGDGTVVQLHEDGDPAVEVEPPADPVFVLSDHRDFAKGEAELLSERADERVRLGPERLHANHAITVAHNWLDTEGYAEY
- a CDS encoding NUDIX hydrolase, which codes for MTDPLEWETLDEDVAYTCPGFDVIHEDVRLPDGTETDFDYASEPPAAVILPFTPEGEVVLIEEWRQAVKRVNRGLPAGSIEPGEDREAAARRELAEETGYEAGEMEFLATIELANGLLDAVHHYFVAHDCEPTGEQELDFNESIRVGTADWEALVEDVKNGELRDGRTVTGVLQYALSR
- a CDS encoding CHY zinc finger protein produces the protein MAGPASVRGVDLDPETRCAHYGSPRDVIAIRFPCCGDYFACYECHAARTGHDAERWPADARSERAVLCGVCGIELTISEYLDSDHACPDCGAAFNPGCADHYHLYFESVSEASGADRS
- a CDS encoding class I SAM-dependent methyltransferase, with protein sequence MTDERAHWNERYREREPPTEPSDLLREWVDDLPDGRALDVATGGGRNALFLAEHDYSVDAIDVAEEGLGIARERADERGLSEQIEFVRADVEDHDFPAEAYDAVVVSHYYSLNALPDLKEALAPGGVLLYEHRLHPPDDRSSRFRFRANELLRACLDLRIVRYEEPMGITEDATDVRLVARKPSSE